Proteins co-encoded in one Periophthalmus magnuspinnatus isolate fPerMag1 chromosome 20, fPerMag1.2.pri, whole genome shotgun sequence genomic window:
- the myom1b gene encoding M-protein, striated muscle isoform X3, whose amino-acid sequence MNEDSLMHSPEFVIKPRSHTVWEKQCVRLHCTVSGWPDPRVVWYKNNVAIDPLGNPGKYKLESKYNVHSLEINRCDFDDTAQYRVSAMNSKGELSAFASVVVKRFKGEVDEFLPAPRRAITREGPVSEYGINFQIHIVDKFVVSFGREGETMSLGCTAVIYPTLNRYQPEIQWYRDDVLLSPSKWHQMQWSGDRATLTLAHLNKEDEGLYTLRVTTKSGYETHSAYVFVRDAEAEVEGAPAAPLDVRCLDANKDYIIVTWKQPAVDGGNSILGYFVDRCEVGTNHWVQCNDTPVKFARFPVTGLVEGRSYVFRVRAVNSCGMSYPSRVSEPVAAMDPADRARMRGTSAPWTGQIIVTEEEPAESVVPGRPRELQVTEATKNYVVLSWKPPGEKSLEGLMYYVEKCVSGTDNWQRVNTDIPVKSPRFALFDLAEGKSYSFRVRCCNSAGVGEPSDPTEATTVGDKLDIPAAPGKVVPTRNTDTSVVVSWEASQNAKELVGYYIECSIEGSNVWEPCNNKPVNVTRFICHGLMTGERYIFRVRAVNAAGLSSFSPESEAVEVKAAIASPTPPYGITVLECVRDSMVLAWKQPKSIGGADITGYFVDYREVIDGVPGQWHEANIKAVSERAYRVSDLLENRKYQFQVRAANMAGVGIPSLPSDTFLCEEWTIAVPGPPHDLEIREVRSDSMVLLWKPPVYQGRDPINGFYIDVKEAEASDEAWRGVNTKATDKTFYKVKNLSEGQTYVFRVRAQNQAGVGKSSEVTEAVEAVTKPGTKEIVVDVDDDGIISLNFECGEITQDSKFVWSKNYEEISDSTRVAVETKGNKSKAVFSSPAEEDIGIYSCHVTHTDGASSSYTLSAEELKRLLQISHDHKFPIIPLKSELAVEMLEKGRVRFWLQAEMSGNGKIDYVFNDNGISQGEKYKMNFDKNTGVIEMTMESLTPADEGTYTFQLQDGKAKNQSSLVLIGDVFKELQKESEFQRKEWFRKQGPHFIEYLGYEVTPECCVILKCKVGNMKKETTAIWYKDGKEIKSDNNLGFTEGVLKLEIAQISKKDSGVYEVVLKDDRGKDTSKLNLTEQGFKDLMNEVFSFIANSSTPLKITSTENGIRLYTFVSYYNDLLQVTWHYKDSAIAFSDRIKSGVVGEQLWLQITEPTEKDMGTYAIEFNDGKGGLRRTVELSGQAYDDAYAEFQRLKAAAIAERSRARVAGGLPDVVTIQEGKALNLTCNISGDPVPVVTWLKNDKEITSDEHCILKFASGKFASFTITGVNISDSGKYSILVKNKYGTESGDFTVSVFIPDQASKSK is encoded by the exons ATGAACGAAGACAGCCTGATGCACTCTCCAGAGTTTGTGATTAAGCCTCGCTCCCACACAGTGTGGGAGAAGCAGTGTGTGCGCCTGCACTGCACTGTCAGCGGCTGGCCTGACCCCAGGGTCGTATG GTACAAAAACAATGTGGCTATTGACCCCCTTGGCAACCCAGGAAAATATAAACTTGAAAGCAAATACAATGTCCACTCACTGGAAATCAACAG GTGTGATTTTGATGATACTGCACAGTATCGTGTTTCTGCCATGAACTCCAAGGGGGAGCTGTCTGCCTTTGCCTCTGTCGTTGTAAAGA GGTTTAAAGGTGAAGTTGATGAGTTTCTGCCTGCCCCCAGGC GGGCCATTACTCGAG AGGGCCCTGTGTctgagtatggcattaacttccAGATACACATCGTTGATAAGTTTGTAGTTTCATTTGGAAGAGAGGGCGAAACTATGAGCCTGGGATGCACCGCCGTCATTTATCCAACTTTAAACAGATACCAGCCTGAGATCCAGTGGTACAGAGATG ATGTTTTGCTGTCTCCTTCTAAATGGCACCAGATGCAATGGAGTGGAGACAGAGCCACGCTGACGCTCGCACACCTGAACAAAGAGGACGAGGGACTCTATACTTTACGTGTCACCACTAAGTCTGGATATGAGACACACTCAGCCTACGTATTTGTGAGAG ATGCTGAGGCTGAGGTGGAAGGAGCCCCAGCTGCACCTCTGGATGTTCGTTGTCTTGATGCCAATAAGGACTACATCATTGTCACCTGGAAGCAGCCAGCAGTCGATGGTGGCAACTCTATTCTTGGCTACTTTGTGGACAG ATGTGAGGTTGGAACAAACCACTGGGTCCAATGCAATGATACTCCTGTGAAGTTTGCCCGTTTCCCCGTCACTGGTCTGGTTGAAGGCCGCTCCTATGTGTTCCGCGTCCGCGCTGTGAACAGCTGTGGTATGAGCTACCCATCCCGAGTGTCTGAGCCTGTCGCTGCTATGGACCCGGCAGACCGCGCACGTATGCGAG GCACTTCTGCTCCCTGGACCGGGCAAATCATTGTGACAGAGGAGGAACCTGCAG AAAGTGTTGTTCCTGGAAGGCCTCGTGAACTGCAAGTGACAGAGGCCACCAAAAACTATGTTGTGCTGAGCTGGAAGCCCCCCGGGGAGAAGAGCCTTGAAGGTCTCATGTATTATGTAGAAAAG TGTGTCTCTGGCACAGACAATTGGCAGAGAGTGAACACAGATATCCCAGTCAAATCTCCACGCTTTGCACTGTTCGATCTGGCTGAAGGGAAATCCTACAGTTTTCGTGTTCGCTGCTGCAACTCTGCTGGAGTGGGTGAACCATCTGATCCAACTGAGGCCACTACAGTCGGAGACAAACTTG ATATCCCAGCGGCTCCAGGGAAAGTGGTCCCCACTAGAAATACAGACACCTCAGTGGTAGTGTCCTGGGAAGCCTCCCAGAATGCAAAGGAATTAGTGGGATACTACATAGAATGTAGCATTGAGGGCAGCAATGTGTGGGAACCTTGCAACAACAAGCCTGTGAATGTCACCAG GTTCATTTGCCATGGCCTGATGACAGGGGAAAGGTACATCTTTAGAGTGAGGGCTGTCAATGCAGCAGGACTCAGCAGCTTCTCTCCAGAATCTGAGGCTGTTGAAGTGAAGGCTGCTATTG CATCCCCCACTCCACCCTATGGGATCACTGTTTTAGAGTGTGTGCGTGACTCCATGGTGCTTGCATGGAAACAGCCCAAATCTATTGGTGGCGCTGATATCACAGGCTACTTTGTGGATTACCGGGAGGTCATTGATGGAGTGCCAGGACAGTGGCATGAAGCCAACATTAAGGCAGTCAGTGAGAGAGCATACAGA GTGTCTGACCTGCTGGAGAATAGAAAGTATCAGTTCCAGGTGAGGGCCGCAAACATGGCGGGTGTGGGGATCCCATCTCTGCCTAGTGACACTTTTCTGTGTGAGGAGTGGACCATTGCAGTCCCAG GTCCACCTCATGACCTGGAGATCAGAGAGGTGCGTAGTGACTCCATGGTGCTGCTATGGAAACCACCTGTATATCAGGGTCGTGACCCCATCAATGGATTTTACATTGATGTCAAGGAAGCAGAGGCTTCGGATGAGGCATGGAGAGGTGTGAACACTAAGGCCACCGACAAGACATTTTATAAG GTCAAAAACTTAAGTGAAGGACAGACTTATGTGTTCCGTGTCCGCGCTCAAAACCAGGCGGGTGTGGGAAAATCCTCTGAAGTCACAGAGGCCGTTGAAGCTGTCACCAAACCAG GCACCAAGGAGATTGTTGTGGATGTTGATGACGATGGTATCATCTCCCTAAACTTTGAATGTGGCGAAATTACACAGGACTCCAAGTTTGTGTGGTCCAAAAACTATGAAGAAATCTCTGACTCAACTCGGGTAGCTGTAGAGACCAAGGGAAACAA GTCCAAGGCTGTGTTCAGCAGTCCTGCAGAGGAAGACATTGGGATTTACTCATGTCATGTCACTCACACGGACGGTGCTTCCTCCAGCTACACTTTGTCTGCTGAAG AGCTGAAAAGACTGCTGCAGATTAGCCACGACCATAAGTTCCCCA TTATTCCACTGAAGTCAGAGTTGGCAGTAGAGATGTTGGAGAAGGGCAGAGTCCGCTTTTGGCTGCAGGCAGAGATGTCGGGAAATGGCAAAATTGATTACGTGTTCAATGATAATGGCATATCTCAGGGGGAG AAATACAAGATGAattttgacaaaaacacaggagttATTGAGATGACCATGGAGTCTTTAACTCCTGCTGACGAGGGGACCTACACCTTCCAGCTTCAGGATGGAAAAGCTAAAAACCAGTCTAGTTTGGTGCTGATTGGGGATG TATTTAAAGAGCTGCAAAAGGAGTCTGAGTTCCAAAGAAAAGAATGGTTCCGAAAACAAG GTCCTCACTTTATTGAGTACTTGGGCTATGAGGTGACACCAGAATGCTGTGTGATACTCAAGTGCAAG GTTGGAAACATGAAGAAAGAAACCACTGCTATTTGGTACAAAGACGGTAAAGAGATCAAATCAGATAACAACCTGGGCTTCACAGAGGGAGTGCTAAAGCTAGAAATTGCACAG ATTTCCAAGAAAGATTCCGGTGTGTATGAAGTTGTTCTGAAGGATGACAGAGGAAAGGACACTTCTAAATTGAATTTGACAGAACAAG GTTTTAAAGACTTGATGAACGAGGTTTTCAGCTTTATTG CCAATTCCTCCACTCCACTGAAGATCACAAGTACAGAAAATGGCATCCGTCTCTACACATTTGTCAGCTACTACAACGACTTACTCCAAGTGACATGGCATTACAA GGATTCGGCCATAGCCTTCTCTGACCGTATAAAGAGTGGAGTTGTGGGTGAGCAACTCTGGCTGCAGATCACAGAGCCCACAGAAAAAGACATGGGCACATATGCCATTGAGTTTAATGATGGAAAAGGCGGCTTGAGGAGAACCGTGGAGCTGAGCGGACAAG CGTATGATGATGCTTATGCAGAATTCCAGAGACTCAA AGCTGCTGCTATTGCAGAGAGAA gTCGTGCTCGAGTAGCAGGAGGTCTGCCTGATGTGGTCACTATCCAGGAGGGCAAG GCCCTGAATTTGACCTGTAATATTTCTGGTGACCCCGTGCCCGTGGTTACCTGGCTAAAGAACGACAAAGAGATCACGTCAGATGAGCACTGCATCCTTAAATTTGCGTCGGGCAAGTTTGCCAGCTTCACGATCACGGGTGTGAATATTTCAGACTCTGGCAAGTACAGCATCCTGGTGAAGAACAAGTACGGCACCGAGAGCGGAGACTTCACTGTAAGTGTGTTCATCCCAGACCAGGCCAGTAAGAGCAAGTAA